The genomic window CCGCTGCGTGACGCCGACCTGACCAACGACGGCCTCCGCGTGCGCGTGAGCAAGGCCCAGGTCAAGGACGCCCCGAAGATCGACACCGACGGGCACCTGTCCCCGCAGGAGGAGCAGGAGCTCTACCGGTACTACGGCCTCGGCTTCGGCTCGGGGACGCAGACGCAGACGACGACGCAGACCACGACGGACACCGGCACCGCGGGCACCTACTCGATGGACCAGGACCGGTCGCAGCAGGACCTCACCACGGCCGGCACCGGGACCGTGGGCACCGCCGGCACCGGGACCGTGGGCACCGCCGGCACCGGGACCGCCGGCACCGCCGGCTACACCGACCGTGACCGCGACGGTGTGCGCGACGACCTCGAGACCCGCGGCGCCGTCGGCCACGACACCTCCGGCCCGACGACGGACAGCGCGATGACCCGCTCCGAGGAGCACCTCAACGTGGGCACCCAGCGCGTCGAGGCCGGCCGGGCGCGGCTGCGCAAGTACGTCGTGTCGGAGAACGTGACCCAGACGGTGCCGGTCTCCCACGAGGAGGTCCGGGTCGAGCGCGAGCCGATCACCGACGCCAACATCGGCAACGCCCTGGACGGGCCGGCCATCTCCGAGGAGGAGCACGAGGTCGTCCTGCACGCCGAGCGCCCCGTGGTGGAGAAGGAGGCCGTGCCGGTCGAGCGCGTCCGCCTGGACACCGAGACGGTGACCGAGCAGCAGCAGGTCTCCGAGGAGGTGCGCCGCGAGGAGATCGAGGTCGACGGCGGCCAGACCGGTGTCGCCGGCACCACGACCGGCACCACGACCGGCACCACCGGTCACGACGACCGCGGCCTCGTGCAGAAGGCCAAGGACGCCCTGGACCGCGACAACGACGGCAAGATCGGTCGTTGATCCCCCGGTAGCACCAGGCCCGGT from Geodermatophilus normandii includes these protein-coding regions:
- a CDS encoding PRC and DUF2382 domain-containing protein, whose protein sequence is MIGTDTISRVIGQDVYDESGEKIGSASEVYLDDETGQPEWATVRTGLFGTKESFVPLRDADLTNDGLRVRVSKAQVKDAPKIDTDGHLSPQEEQELYRYYGLGFGSGTQTQTTTQTTTDTGTAGTYSMDQDRSQQDLTTAGTGTVGTAGTGTVGTAGTGTAGTAGYTDRDRDGVRDDLETRGAVGHDTSGPTTDSAMTRSEEHLNVGTQRVEAGRARLRKYVVSENVTQTVPVSHEEVRVEREPITDANIGNALDGPAISEEEHEVVLHAERPVVEKEAVPVERVRLDTETVTEQQQVSEEVRREEIEVDGGQTGVAGTTTGTTTGTTGHDDRGLVQKAKDALDRDNDGKIGR